From the Chitinivibrio alkaliphilus ACht1 genome, the window CTTGAAAAAATATCCCGTGCAGCTGAGCTTACAAAAGAAGCGGTTCGTACGGCTGGCTTGTCTATTCATGTAGATGGAGAGGTACAGGCTGATGCCGCCTTGGTACCGGAGATTGCAGCAAAAAAATGTCCTGAGAGCCCCTTGGGGGGGGCTGCAAATATTCTCATATTTCCCGACTTAAATTCAGGGAATATCGCCTATAAGCTCATCCAGCGCTTGGCCGGAGCCGGAGCGTACGGACCTATTTTACAGGGGCTTTCAAAGCCCGTAAATGATCTATCCCGCGGATGTTCTGCCGATGATATTTTTGGGGTTGCCGCGATTACGGTCTGCCAAGCTCTGTAAGTTTACGCCTTTGACGAAAGGGTATAGATATATTTGTCAAAGGCGGCTTTTGTCCCGATAATGGTGATTGTATCTTCAACGTGAGCGGCTTCAATTTGCTTTTCAATACGATCTGATGGTGAAAAGAGTATGATATTTCGCCCGCTTTTACGAAGCCCTTTGGCGATACGCTTTAGGGCTGTTAGCGTTTCCGCATCCGCTTCATAGATATCTGTTACTTTCAGCACAATCTGAGGTGTACCGGATCGTTTCGTCAGTTGATCGATGGTCTTGAGCAGCTGCGGAATAAATTCCTTGGTAAAAAACCCGGAAAAATCGATGGTAACATGGGTGTGCTGTCGCGTAATATGACTGTCCAGATACGGGGTGAGCTCCTCCTCTGTTTCAGCACGTTTTTCCTTTTTCGGATCTTTCTCTGTGGGGTCAAGAGAGAGTTTTCGGATAATTGATTTTACCGATTTAAGCGGCATATTTGTGGTTGCTGCAATCTGCTGTGGAGAGATGTTTTTTTGGTGCAGCTTATAAATTCGATGGTAAATATTCATGCCCTGTCCCTTCGTCGTATATGAACCATACTTCCAGAGGCTCCATAATATACCTCATGGCAGGTACTCAGGGCGGGGGTTGGTTTATTCACTTTCATCAATCACCTCTTCTACCAGGGTGGTAAGTCGCTCTTTTTCTAAAAACCCCTCTATGGCTTCTTCCACAGACTCTTTAACGTGCAACTCCTGGGAGAAACCGAGGTAGAGTGAGTAGATAATGCAGAGGAGTATTGCGGCAAAGGGCAGCCCCGTAATAACGGAGGCTGTTTGAAGTGTGGTCACCCCGCCCCCAAGAAGAAGTACTGCGGCAATGCAGCCTTCCATGACAGCCCAGAAGACTCGCTGTCGTACGGGAGATTCCAATTTCCCTCCCGAGGTAAGATGGTCTACCACAAGGGAACCTGAGTCGGAGGAGGTGACAAAAAAGATTACCACCAAGAGAATTCCCATAAGGGAAAGAAGACCACTCACGGGGAAGTAATCAAGCATGTAAAAAAGCGCCGTGGCAACATTGTCCTGTACAGCCCCGGAAATATCAGCAACTCCGGATACTTCAAGGGATATGGCACTTCCTCCAAAAACTGACATCCAGATGAATGAGAGGAGCGAAGGGATGAGAAGTACTGAGAAGAGAAATTCACGTACCGTACGTCCCTTTGAGACACGGGCAATAAACATTCCCACAAAGGGTGACCATGAGATCCACCATGCCCAGTAAAAAATGGTCCAGCCGCCCTGCCAGTTTGAATCGCGAAAGGTTTCGGTCCAGAAGCTGAGCTCCACGAGATTTGAGAAGTAAAACCCGAGGTTTTGGGTAAAACCGTTGAAAATGTACACCGTGGGTCCGGCAATAATAATAAACAACATGAACAGAACAGCAAGCCCCATATTAAACTCACTGAGTCGCTTCACCCCGCCATCAAGGCCCAGAACCACCGATACGGTTGCCATGGCGGTAATTGCTGCAATGAGAAGAATCTGCATGGTGGTATTGATCTCCATGCCAAAGAGGTAGTTCATGCCGGCATTTATCTGAGATACCCCCAGTCCAAGGGAGGTGGCCAGACCAATAAGGGTGGCAAGCACGGAAAAGGCATCGATGAGATTGCCCCAAAACCCGTAGATCCGTTCCCCCAGAAGGGGGTAGAATATGGAACGTATGGTGAGGGGAAGGCCGCGGTTAAAGGCGAAAAAGGCAAGACCGAGAGCCACCACGGCATAGATAGCCCAGGGGTGGATACCCCAGTGAAAGAAGGTGATTCCCATGGCTTGCTGAGCAGCTTCGGCAGTTTTGCCGGAGACACCGTGAAACATGG encodes:
- a CDS encoding STAS domain-containing protein, with the protein product MNIYHRIYKLHQKNISPQQIAATTNMPLKSVKSIIRKLSLDPTEKDPKKEKRAETEEELTPYLDSHITRQHTHVTIDFSGFFTKEFIPQLLKTIDQLTKRSGTPQIVLKVTDIYEADAETLTALKRIAKGLRKSGRNIILFSPSDRIEKQIEAAHVEDTITIIGTKAAFDKYIYTLSSKA
- a CDS encoding BCCT family transporter, with product MSHLTNVQEARKKAKLIAKLDRIEARARRRAIRDRSPFKGLQIQPTASFFDDAEQREPGQDNWTRAGFDLHFGVTLASCVVLALFICCTLLFREEATELFESTLEYITATFGWFLVLTVNIFVLAALFFGFSRFGNIRLGGRDARPEFSTPAWFAMLLSAGMGIGLMFWSVGEPIFHYMSPSPMFHGVSGKTAEAAQQAMGITFFHWGIHPWAIYAVVALGLAFFAFNRGLPLTIRSIFYPLLGERIYGFWGNLIDAFSVLATLIGLATSLGLGVSQINAGMNYLFGMEINTTMQILLIAAITAMATVSVVLGLDGGVKRLSEFNMGLAVLFMLFIIIAGPTVYIFNGFTQNLGFYFSNLVELSFWTETFRDSNWQGGWTIFYWAWWISWSPFVGMFIARVSKGRTVREFLFSVLLIPSLLSFIWMSVFGGSAISLEVSGVADISGAVQDNVATALFYMLDYFPVSGLLSLMGILLVVIFFVTSSDSGSLVVDHLTSGGKLESPVRQRVFWAVMEGCIAAVLLLGGGVTTLQTASVITGLPFAAILLCIIYSLYLGFSQELHVKESVEEAIEGFLEKERLTTLVEEVIDESE